The genomic interval TTTTTAACGGGGGAAAACGGATTCGGCCACTGCTCGCCGTTTTGGCGGCTCGCCTCTGTCGGCCGGACAATCTAGAAGACCCGACAGACCTGTACCGTTTCTCTTTGAGTTTTGAGTATCTTCATGCCGCCAGTCTGCTCCATGATGATGTCATTGACCGGGCCCAAAAACGCCGGGGACAAAAAAGCGCCAATACTGTCTGGGACAATACCCACGTTATCCTGGCCGGTGATTTCCTACACTCTCGGGCAATGTATCTGGCCGGGACTCGTGGCAATGCCAAATGCCTCGCCATTATCAGCAAAGCAACCGAGGCAATGGTGAACTCAGAGTTCATTCAACTCGAAAATGCCAACACCTTAAACACCTCCGAAGAAAATTATTATAGGGTTCTGCATGGCAAAACAGCTGCCCTCATCAGTGCGGCGTGTGAAACCGGCAGCATTTTTTCCGGCGGCACAGAGACGCAAAGTAAAGCCTTACAGCTTTTTGGCACCAACTTAGGCCTAACCTTTCAAATTGTCGATGATCTGCTGGATTACCTGGGAGATTCTACAAAAACCGGGAAAGCTCTAGGCAACGATTTCCAAGAAAAAAAGATGACCCTGCCCCTCATTTA from Desulfobulbaceae bacterium carries:
- a CDS encoding polyprenyl synthetase family protein, whose product is MNKDTLVSLLKPETQKIDTIMHDDLADIDNTLLHEVISYAIFNGGKRIRPLLAVLAARLCRPDNLEDPTDLYRFSLSFEYLHAASLLHDDVIDRAQKRRGQKSANTVWDNTHVILAGDFLHSRAMYLAGTRGNAKCLAIISKATEAMVNSEFIQLENANTLNTSEENYYRVLHGKTAALISAACETGSIFSGGTETQSKALQLFGTNLGLTFQIVDDLLDYLGDSTKTGKALGNDFQEKKMTLPLIYTLTHADSRHKQQLLTLLESNSDSPVTAFEQARNIIEETGGFAYAQQTARDLIEEALHSLDIFAEDQTK